Proteins found in one Pseudopipra pipra isolate bDixPip1 chromosome 19, bDixPip1.hap1, whole genome shotgun sequence genomic segment:
- the LRRC59 gene encoding leucine-rich repeat-containing protein 59, whose amino-acid sequence MSRGGGKGLSLKDKLDGNELDLSLCDLNEVPVRELAALPKATILDLSCNNLISLPSDFCSLMHLVKLDLSKNRLQQLPLDFGRLVNLQHLDLLNNRLVTLPVSFAQLKNLKWLDLKDNPLDPVLAKVAGDCLDEKQCKQAAVKVLQHMKAIQSEQDRQRQRKLQAEREMEKKREAEQRAKEAQERELRKREKAEEKERRRREYDAQKAAKQEMEKKTKKETVQTRKPASSSRPPQPPRHKPSWSRSVLRVLLFVLFCILCALAACKLTELQRQPLCVSVNTLYEDVVAALQNHKTLQNMLQHNSQQ is encoded by the exons ATGTCGCGGGGCGGCGGGAAGGGGCTGAGCCTAAAGGACAAGCTGGACGGGAACGAGCTGGACCTGAGCCTCTGCGACCTGAACGAGGTGCCGGTCCGGGAGCTG gCTGCTCTTCCAAAAGCTACTATCTTGGATTTGTCCTGTAACAACCTCATTTCCTTGCCG TCAGACTTCTGCAGTTTGATGCATCTGGTGAAACTGGATTTGAGTAAAAACCGGCTTCAACAGCTGCCCTTGGACTTTGGCCGCCTGGTCAATCTGCAGCACCTGGACCTTCTCAACAACCGTTTAGTCACCCTGCCAGTCAGCTTTGCACAGCTCAAG AACCTGAAGTGGTTGGATCTGAAGGACAATCCCCTGGATCCTGTCCTGGCTAAAGTGGCAGGAGACTGTCTGGATGAGAAGCAGTGTAAGCAGGCTGCTGTCAAG GTACTGCAGCACATGAAAGCGATCCAGTCCGAGCAGGATCGACAACGGCAACGGAAACTCCAAGCAGAGCGAG AAATGGAGAAGAAGCGTGAAGCAGAACAGCgagcaaaggaggctcaagaGAGGGAACTGCGGAAGCgagagaaggcagaggagaaggaacGCAGAAGGCGGGAATATGACGCTCAGAAAGCTGCAAAAcaggagatggagaagaaaactaaaaaagaaacgGTGCAGACCCGAA AGCCTGCCTCCAGCTCCCgtccccctcagcccccccggCACAAGCCCTCGTGGTCACGGTCGGTGCTGAGGGTCCTGCTCTTCGTGCTGTTCTGCATCCTGTGTGCTCTGGCCGCCTGCAAGCTGACAGAGCTGCAGCGTCAGCCCCTGTGCGTCAGCGTGAACACCCTCTACGAGGACGTGGTGGCTGCCCTGCAGAACCACAAGACCCTGCAAAACATGCTACAGCACAACTCGCAGCAGTGA